A stretch of Lysinibacillus agricola DNA encodes these proteins:
- a CDS encoding YdeI/OmpD-associated family protein yields the protein MQKKFKLKDGLSIAIQNQPQDLILEGISHSGDAPYDRIIVFVFHIDEMVTFLQNALKSNNLVEQGYLFFVYPKKDNKKYEQFIHRDEIFPAIQVDEEKYIVGSDYKFASLMSLDETFSIVSIKRDGKGRGKKKTASSQCVSDYEGMVPQLRDSLAENPDDLTLYDGLTPGYQKDWARYIYSAKKEETQIARLEEMREIIRLGYKTKELYRKAKAEGQA from the coding sequence ATGCAAAAGAAATTTAAACTTAAGGATGGACTATCCATTGCAATTCAGAATCAACCGCAGGATTTGATACTAGAGGGGATTTCCCATTCAGGAGATGCACCATATGATCGTATTATTGTCTTTGTGTTTCATATTGATGAAATGGTAACGTTTTTACAAAATGCACTAAAGTCAAACAATCTCGTGGAACAGGGCTATTTATTTTTTGTTTATCCGAAAAAGGATAATAAGAAGTATGAACAGTTTATCCATCGCGATGAAATTTTCCCAGCTATTCAAGTGGACGAGGAAAAATACATTGTTGGCAGTGATTATAAATTTGCAAGTCTTATGTCGCTAGATGAGACATTTTCTATAGTAAGCATCAAGAGAGATGGTAAGGGACGCGGCAAGAAGAAGACAGCGAGTAGTCAGTGCGTTAGTGACTATGAAGGAATGGTTCCTCAATTGCGTGATTCACTTGCAGAAAATCCAGATGATTTAACACTTTATGATGGATTAACACCGGGGTATCAAAAGGATTGGGCTCGTTATATCTATAGTGCGAAGAAGGAAGAGACGCAAATAGCACGTTTAGAGGAGATGCGTGAAATTATTAGATTAGGCTACAAAACAAAGGAATTATACCGAAAGGCAAAGGCCGAGGGTCAAGCATAA
- a CDS encoding DUF1648 domain-containing protein, with translation MYRPILKLPKTKYEKIWDYIGAGIFVLSILYIFVMWGKLPEEIPGHFNGAGEVDRWGSKMELFILPFIGIFLWILLGLLEKAPHMHNYPARLNESNVEAFYLNSRKILNEVKNCCLILFAAISFQVVRIALGEAETLGWWFLPIVLIGTAIPIIKGIVATSKIK, from the coding sequence ATGTATAGACCGATTTTGAAATTGCCAAAAACGAAATATGAAAAGATATGGGACTATATTGGTGCCGGGATTTTTGTGCTATCCATCCTTTATATTTTTGTAATGTGGGGCAAACTACCAGAGGAGATTCCAGGCCATTTTAATGGTGCAGGAGAAGTTGATCGTTGGGGTTCAAAAATGGAATTATTCATTCTTCCGTTTATCGGAATCTTTCTATGGATTTTGCTAGGATTACTTGAAAAAGCTCCCCATATGCATAATTACCCAGCACGCTTAAACGAAAGTAATGTAGAAGCATTTTATTTAAATAGCCGAAAAATATTAAATGAAGTAAAAAACTGCTGCCTAATTTTATTTGCAGCTATATCATTCCAAGTGGTACGTATTGCTCTTGGAGAGGCAGAGACTCTTGGTTGGTGGTTCCTGCCAATAGTGCTAATTGGAACAGCCATTCCGATTATTAAAGGTATAGTGGCGACTTCAAAAATAAAGTAG